CGGTTAACTGGGTATTAGACGCAAACAGGAAAAACAGCGCAAAACCGTCATTCCAGTCCAAATGCTGACGCAACTCTTGCCAGAGTTCTTCGCCCTTACTGTTCAGCCTCGCGTTCATCCAGCACCTTCATGCGTTCTAGCACATAATCCATAATCAACGGGTGGATGCCATACCAATTGTCACCGTTCTGGTAATGGATAACTAAGTTGCGATCAAACAACAACGCCAATTCTGGCAATTTATCACGCTCATCCAATTCTGCCTGCTGGGTTTCATGTACCCGATACAGCCAACGGGTTGCGGCATCATCAATCGGTTGCAGGCTACGTGAGAGTTTTTCTTTCGCTAACGTTGCCAATTCCGCCGCTAATGGCAAACGCACCACTTGCTGACTCCCCGCCTTGATCAACATCTGGCTCACCAAAAAGAAGAAATCACGGATATCGCCACCACTGGCAAGGGCTAATTCCTGCAAAATCGCAGGCGTGAATATTTCCCCCGCTGCTGACGAGCGCTGATGCACCATATTGCACAAAATCTCGATACCTTGCGGATCAGGCGCACAAGAAGAACGTTGCCGTACATGCACACTCGGTAATGACACCGGGATTTCACCCGCGCCAATCGCGATACCGTTCAAATAAGGTGGAATCGTAATAATGGTGTGCATCATCGGCAGGCGCAGGTGTTTACCATCCGCACCAAATAAACGCACCACACTTTTGTAAACATCTGCCACATTGCCGTAATAACCACGGATTTGCTCAAACGAATCAATAATTACCGCCACCTGCAAACCGGGATTCTGGCGGTCTTTGCGCAATTCCGCGACCAATGCAATCGCAAACTCTTGCACCTGTTGCACCAATTCCGTGGTGTAACCGCGCGTGGCTTTTTGTAAACGGCGTTTAAAATTATCATCAGCGCGTAACCGTGCTGTAATATCCGCTCCAAAATTAATAACCGGGGTTTCAATACCGGCATTCAGGGTGTTAACCTCAACTTCTAAGCGCCCCAGAAAACCCTTGAGCTTTTTCCACAACGATTCTTCCTGAAAAATCAGCCCGTGTTCATGCCGTGCTTGTGCCGCCATGCCAGCACTTACCGCAATCAGAAAATCGCTGATTTCCACTGGCTCAGACATGTGTAAATAATCGAGCATGTCGATGTAGAAAACCACCACACCGCTATCTTTCAGCAAGCGCCGCAGACGCAATAATTCTGTGCTCTTGCCCGTGCCGCGCTGCCCGGTGACGTAATACAGGCTTTCTGTATCATTGAAACCGATTTCATTGCAGATTTCGCTGATTGGGTCAGATTGCAATTGCTGCACATAAGGCACATACCACAGCGCATCATGCGCATCTGCCGGGTCAAGTGGCTTGTCGCGCAGGGCTTGGTAAAGTTCTTTCAGTTTGGGTTTGATGTTTGTGTTTTCCATGTGCTTGAGTTTAGCTGCTGATTCCCAAACTTTGCAGATGCCGAGGACTATTTTCCCAATTTTCTTCCACCCGCACCCACAACTTCAGCATCACCTTACGCTCCAGAAACGCTTCCAGCGCAATCCGTGCCGAACTGCCAATGCGTTTGAGCGCTTCACCCCTATGCCCGATCACAATGCCTTTTTGATTTTCACGGCTCACCCAAATCACTGCATTAATCTCGGTCAAGTGCGGCTTTTCCTCAAAGGTTTCGATTTCAATCGCGGTGGAATACGGCATTTCCTGATACAAATACGTCATCAACTGCTCGCGGATCAACTCGCCGCAAATGAAGCGCGTCGATTGATCGGTCACGTCGTCTTCGGCGTATGCCCAATCCTGTTGCGGCATGACTTTCGCCAGTGTCGCTTTAAGCTGTTGGGTATTCGTGCCTTTGGTGGCGGAAAGCGGGAACACTTCCTTGAACGGGTATTTCTTCAACACCTCCGGCAACCAGGTCAACATGCGTTCTTTTTTCTCTAAGCGGTCAACTTTGTTGGCAACCAGAAACACCGGGCAAGTCACATGCCCCAAGCGTTGCAACACCAAATCGTCTTCATCCTGCCATTTGAGCACTTCCACAATCATCACCACCGCATCCACACCTTCCAACGCGGCAACCGCTTCGAGGTTAATGGTTTTGTTGAGCAAGCTCTTAGAAGTGCGGTGAATCCCCGGCGTATCCACGAAAATCATTTGGTAATCGTCTTCGGTCAAAATGCCGCGAATGCTGTGGCGCGTGGTTTGCGGCTTGTTAGCCGTGGCGGATACTTTGAAGCCAATCAACAAGTTCATCAGCGTGGATTTGCCCACGTTCGGGCGACCAACAATGGCGACATAGCCGCAACGTTGGGTAGAAGGGGTCGTGTCTGTCATTTGGCTGTTACCTGTTGAAATGCGAGTCCGGCGGCTTCCTGCTCTGCCTTGCGGCGACTACCGGACGTGCCGGTGGTGCGGATATTAAGTTTGGGGATAACGCATTCTGCCGTAAAGGTTTGTTTGTGTGCTTCGCCCTGCGTATCAATCAGGGTGTAGTCCGGCAACTCATGCCCGCGTGATTGCAGGAATTCTTGCAAGCGGCTTTTGGGGTCTTTGAGGGTGTCTTCCGCAGGCAAATTATCCAGTCGGTCGCCGTAGGCTGTCAGCACAAACTTTTTGGCGGCCTCCATGCCCTGCTCCAAATAAATGCAGCCGACAATCGCTTCAAATGCATCCGCAATAATGGATTTGCGCCGAAAACCGCCACTTTTCAGTTCGCCTGAGCCTAAGCGCAGAAAATCACCGATGGTGAGTTCCACCGCAATCCCCGCAAGAGCATTTTCATTCACCAATGACGCACGCAAGCGGCTCAAATAGCCTTCGCTGGCGCGTGGCATTCGCTGATAAAGCTCCGTGGTGATAATTAGCCCAAGCACGCTATCACCAAGGAACTCCATGCGCTCATTATGCTTCCCTTCCGCACTGCGGTGGGTGATGGCGCGGACAAACGTGTCCGTCGCCATCAATTCGCTACCCAGTAGCTTGGTCAATTTGTTCAAGTATCGTCAGCCGCTCCCAGCTCTTTGGAATAGTTAAAGCTCAGCAAGAAATCAATATTACCCACCCAAGGCTTACGTATTTCATAATATATTTCAAGTGCCTTGACATTGTTCTTGCCCTCTACCGCCACCACTTGAAAATCCTTAGATGACAAAGAATTCAAGCCATTTACATTGGTATAATCATCGACCTTGCGGCGAATTTGTTGCAGCGAACTTTTGCTCGACGACTCTTGCGCCACGCGATCCACCAATGAACGCACGGTATAAAACTCCATGTACAACGGTATGAGTTTCACGCCGGTAATGAACGCAAAAATCACCAAGCCGACACCTGCGACCCATGTTAAAAATGTTGCACCTTGTTGCTTGCGCATACTGCTTACCTTTATTGTTATGATTAATAAGTGTTCCCTTCGACTACGCTCAGGGAACGAATCCGCTGGCTGAGCGTAGCCGAAGCCTATTGCATTTTATTACCGATCCGCGAGAAGTTGAAACCATCACCGCCCCAGTTCATGTGCATCCACACCAACGTCGCTTTGCCAACGACGTTAGCCTCAGGCACTAAACCCCACATGCGACCGTCATTGCTGTTATCACGGTTGTCACCCATCATCAGATAATGACCAGCGGGAATAGTCTGTGAACCCGTGGGACCGACGCGACCGGGCGTTACCAATATATCATGCGTCACACCCAGCAAATCTTCTTTCAGATGAATTGACGGCGGGGTTCTTTGATCCGGGCGAATATAGTCCCCCTGCAAAGTACGGTTTAGCTCAACACCGTTTATAATCAAAGTCTTGTCGTTCCAACTGACCACATCACCCGGCACGCCCACCAAGCGCTTAATGTAATCAATCGACGGGTTATCAGGGTAACGGAACACCACCACATCACCACGCTGCGGCTCCCCCACCTCCAAAATTTTGGTGTGTAATACCGGCAAGCGCAAACCATACGCAAATTTATTTACCAGAATAAAATCGCCAATTTCCAAGGTCGGTAACATCGACCCCGAAGGAATCCGAAACGGTTCTGCCACAAACGAGCGCAGCAATAATACCGCCAGCAATACCGGAAAAAACGAACGCGCGTATTCCAATAATACCGGCTCATGCTCCGCCGCTTTTTTCTTGCTGAACAGTGCGTATAGCAACCAAATAATACCAGTCACAGCCGTCGCGGTGACTAACCAAAACTCCAGATCAAAATCCATGTCTTGTCCTTACTACTGTTTATTTATCGCTGACTCTCAAGACGGCGAGGAACGCTTCTTGCGGAATTTCCACACTACCCACCTGTTTCATGCGCTTTTTACCCTCTTTTTGTTTTTCGAGCAATTTGCGTTTACGGCTCACATCACCGCCATAGCATTTCGCTGTTACGTCTTTGCGCATCGCTTTCACGGTGCTGCGGGCAATAATATTGCTGCCAATCGCTGCCTGAATCGCCACTTCGTACATTTGGCGCGGAATCAGGTCTTTCATCTTTTCCACCAACATGCGCCCGCGTGACTGCGCAAAATCGCGGTGAATCAT
The DNA window shown above is from Candidatus Thiothrix sulfatifontis and carries:
- the era gene encoding GTPase Era; the protein is MTDTTPSTQRCGYVAIVGRPNVGKSTLMNLLIGFKVSATANKPQTTRHSIRGILTEDDYQMIFVDTPGIHRTSKSLLNKTINLEAVAALEGVDAVVMIVEVLKWQDEDDLVLQRLGHVTCPVFLVANKVDRLEKKERMLTWLPEVLKKYPFKEVFPLSATKGTNTQQLKATLAKVMPQQDWAYAEDDVTDQSTRFICGELIREQLMTYLYQEMPYSTAIEIETFEEKPHLTEINAVIWVSRENQKGIVIGHRGEALKRIGSSARIALEAFLERKVMLKLWVRVEENWENSPRHLQSLGISS
- the lepB gene encoding signal peptidase I, with translation MDFDLEFWLVTATAVTGIIWLLYALFSKKKAAEHEPVLLEYARSFFPVLLAVLLLRSFVAEPFRIPSGSMLPTLEIGDFILVNKFAYGLRLPVLHTKILEVGEPQRGDVVVFRYPDNPSIDYIKRLVGVPGDVVSWNDKTLIINGVELNRTLQGDYIRPDQRTPPSIHLKEDLLGVTHDILVTPGRVGPTGSQTIPAGHYLMMGDNRDNSNDGRMWGLVPEANVVGKATLVWMHMNWGGDGFNFSRIGNKMQ
- the rnc gene encoding ribonuclease III yields the protein MNKLTKLLGSELMATDTFVRAITHRSAEGKHNERMEFLGDSVLGLIITTELYQRMPRASEGYLSRLRASLVNENALAGIAVELTIGDFLRLGSGELKSGGFRRKSIIADAFEAIVGCIYLEQGMEAAKKFVLTAYGDRLDNLPAEDTLKDPKSRLQEFLQSRGHELPDYTLIDTQGEAHKQTFTAECVIPKLNIRTTGTSGSRRKAEQEAAGLAFQQVTAK
- a CDS encoding DUF4845 domain-containing protein; its protein translation is MRKQQGATFLTWVAGVGLVIFAFITGVKLIPLYMEFYTVRSLVDRVAQESSSKSSLQQIRRKVDDYTNVNGLNSLSSKDFQVVAVEGKNNVKALEIYYEIRKPWVGNIDFLLSFNYSKELGAADDT